The following coding sequences lie in one Aricia agestis chromosome 10, ilAriAges1.1, whole genome shotgun sequence genomic window:
- the LOC121731324 gene encoding basic proline-rich protein-like isoform X2 produces MRLTLLAVALLAACACAERPARAIATNPGQNYAVLGDPISAVLNEDGYYYPKPKIPFPPPTYLPPTTRPPPPPTTRPTTTTTTTTTTTPAPTTTTTTTTTPAPTTTTQSTTTTEAYSTYSTILPVTRTTTDLTTGYEYTTPRIPFTYPTRPPTTTTTPRPTPPPTPRTRPPSTYLPPLTTRRPPPPLPPTRPPPPPPPPPTRPPPPPTLRTTPPPPPLPPTTRPPPPPPTRPPPPPPPPPTRPPPSTYLPPPPPTTRRPPPPPPPPTRPPPPPPPPPTRPPPPPPPPPTRPPPPPTTRRPFTFPTQRTTYDYPTPKVVFTLPTRPTYLPPTPRPTPPPTIRTRPPPPPTTRPPPPPPPPTTRPPPPPPPPTTRPPPPPPPPTTRLPPTTRNPPTYSTLLPVTLTTGYEYNTPRIPFTYPTLRPTPPPTTRPPPPPPPPPTRPPPPPPPPPTRPPPPPPPPPTRPPPPPTFRTTRPPPPPTTRPPPPPPPPTTRPPPPPPPPPTRPPPTRPPPTYSTTLYATRTTGYEYTTPRIPFTYPTPRPTSPPTRLPPPPPPPTRPPPPPPPPPTRPPPPPPPPPTRPPPPPTLRTTPPPPPTTRPPPPPPPPPTRPPPPPTTRRPPPSTSTTQLPTFMTTGYDYPTPRQPFTLPTRPPSPPYTNPSTYFPPSTTERETRPPPPPPTRPSPPPPPPPPIRPAPPPLPPSRPFQPRPFPPLPPPSRPFQPFPPPSRPFQPQQPPSRPFQPPSQPFFPPPTGRFPYPPPQQPSRPFPPRPSLPTLPPTSPSPGYDYPKPTTTTPRPTPPPTTRPPPPQTTRVVYVPPSTTPAPTTRPPFIPDQGYFYDRPRVAFVY; encoded by the exons AGGCTCACACTGCTAGCGGTGGCGCTGCTGGCAGCATGCGCGTGCGCCGAGCGGCCCGCGCGTGCCATCGCCACCAACCCGGGACAAAACTACGCGGTGCTCGGCGACCCAATATCCGCCGTGTTGAACGAAGATGGGTACTACTACCCGAAACCAAAGATACCCTTCCCGCCGCCGACCTACTTGCCGCCGACTACACGGCCGCCACCGCCCCCAACTACTAGGCCGACGACGacaacaaccacaaccacaacaACAACACCGGCGCCAACAACAACAACCACAACGACGACAACACCGGCGCCAACGACGACAACACAATCGACAACGACCACAGAAGCTTACTCTACCTACTCAACTATACTGCCGGTCACTCGGACTACTACTGACCTAACAACAGGTTACGAATACACGACACCGAGGATCCCGTTCACTTACCCGACGAGACCACCGACCACCACAACCACACCTCGACCGACCCCTCCTCCTACGCCGCGTACCAGACCTCCGTCGACCTATTTGCCACCGTTGACAACACGGCGACCGCCCCCACCACTCCCACCTACAAGGCCACCGCCGCCACCTCCACCGCCCCCGACTAGGCCGCCACCGCCTCCTACCCTAAGAACAACGCCACCACCTCCCCCGCTGCCTCCAACCACTAGGCCACCCCCACCACCCCCTACTCGTCCCCCGCCGCCACCACCGCCACCTCCGACGAGGCCACCACCATCAACATATTTACCACCACCGCCACCAACCACAAGAAGACCTCCACCTCCACCACCGCCCCCTACGCGACCCCCACCACCACCACCCCCACCACCTACGCGACCTCCACCTCCTCCACCACCGCCCCCTACTCGGCCTCCACCACCACCGACCACGCGAAGACCCTTCACGTTCCCTACACAGCGCACCACATACGATTACCCAACTCCCAAAGTAGTCTTCACATTACCAACAAGGCCAACATATCTTCCTCCAACACCAAGACCGACACCGCCACCAACTATTAGAACTAGGCCTCCTCCTCCTCCGACAACTCGGCCACCTCCTCCTCCTCCGCCTCCAACGACTAGGCCACCACCCCCACCTCCACCTCCAACCACTagaccaccaccaccaccaccacctccAACAACGAGACTTCCGCCCACTACAAGGAATCCACCAACGTACTCAACTTTACTACCAGTTACTCTAACTACGGGTTATGAATATAATACACCTAGGATCCCCTTCACTTATCCTACGCTTAGGCCAACTCCACCACCAACCACAAGACCGCCACCTCCCCCACCACCTCCGCCTACTAGACCACCCCCACCGCCTCCTCCACCGCCAACTAGACCTCCCCCACCGCCCCCTCCACCACCAACTAGACCGCCACCACCACCAACTTTTAGAACAACTCGACCACCGCCACCTCCTACGACAAGACCGCCACCACCTCCCCCACCGCCAACGACCAgaccgccgcccccgcccccacCACCACCGACCAGGCCACCACCAACAAGACCACCACCAACTTACTCCACAACATTATACGCAACAAGAACAACTGGGTATGAATATACGACTCCTAGAATTCCCTTCACCTATCCTACGCCTAGACCAACTTCACCACCTACGAGACTACCACCGCCTCCTCCTCCACCAACGAGGCCACCTCCACCACCCCCTCCACCACCAACCAGACCACCCCCACCACCCCCTCCACCACCAACTAGACCTCCACCACCACCAACTCTAAGAACTACGCCACCACCGCCACCTACTACTAGGCCACCTCCTCCTCCACCACCACCGCCAACTAGACCGCCACCGCCTCCAACTACAAGGCGACCGCCACCATCTACTTCAACCACACAGCTCCCAACCTTTATGACAACTGGCTACGACTACCCTACACCAAGGCAACCATTTACATTGCCAACTAGACCACCATCCCCGCCTTATACAAACCCTTCCACTTATTTTCCACCGAGTACAACCGAGAGAGAAACTCGACCCCCTCCACCTCCACCCACCAGGCCATcgccaccaccaccaccaccgccACCGATTAGGCCGGCTCCACCTCCTTTACCACCGAGCAGACCATTCCAACCTAGGCCATTCCCACCCCTACCGCCTCCGAGTAGGCCATTCCAACCCTTCCCACCTCCGAGTAGGCCATTCCAACCCCAACAACCTCCAAGTAGGCCTTTCCAACCTCCGTCGCAGCCGTTCTTCCCGCCACCCACAGGAAGATTCCCCTACCCACCACCGCAACAACCGAGCCGGCCGTTCCCTCCTAGACCTAGCTTACCTACCCTACCCCCAACTAGCCCATCTC CTGGCTACGATTATCCCAAGCCAACAACAACGACTCCAAGACCTACACCTCCTCCCACAACCAGGCCTCCTCCTCCCCAGACCACCAGAGTAGTC TACGTTCCTCCTTCAACAACCCCCGCCCCGACGACGAGACCCCCCTTCATCCCCGACCAGGGTTACTTCTACGACAGACCGAGGGTAGCCTTCGTGTACTAG
- the LOC121731324 gene encoding basic proline-rich protein-like isoform X1, whose protein sequence is MRLTLLAVALLAACACAERPARAIATNPGQNYAVLGDPISAVLNEDGYYYPKPKIPFPPPTYLPPTTRPPPPPTTRPTTTTTTTTTTTPAPTTTTTTTTTPAPTTTTQSTTTTEAYSTYSTILPVTRTTTDLTTGYEYTTPRIPFTYPTRPPTTTTTPRPTPPPTPRTRPPSTYLPPLTTRRPPPPLPPTRPPPPPPPPPTRPPPPPTLRTTPPPPPLPPTTRPPPPPPTRPPPPPPPPPTRPPPSTYLPPPPPTTRRPPPPPPPPTRPPPPPPPPPTRPPPPPPPPPTRPPPPPTTRRPFTFPTQRTTYDYPTPKVVFTLPTRPTYLPPTPRPTPPPTIRTRPPPPPTTRPPPPPPPPTTRPPPPPPPPTTRPPPPPPPPTTRLPPTTRNPPTYSTLLPVTLTTGYEYNTPRIPFTYPTLRPTPPPTTRPPPPPPPPPTRPPPPPPPPPTRPPPPPPPPPTRPPPPPTFRTTRPPPPPTTRPPPPPPPPTTRPPPPPPPPPTRPPPTRPPPTYSTTLYATRTTGYEYTTPRIPFTYPTPRPTSPPTRLPPPPPPPTRPPPPPPPPPTRPPPPPPPPPTRPPPPPTLRTTPPPPPTTRPPPPPPPPPTRPPPPPTTRRPPPSTSTTQLPTFMTTGYDYPTPRQPFTLPTRPPSPPYTNPSTYFPPSTTERETRPPPPPPTRPSPPPPPPPPIRPAPPPLPPSRPFQPRPFPPLPPPSRPFQPFPPPSRPFQPQQPPSRPFQPPSQPFFPPPTGRFPYPPPQQPSRPFPPRPSLPTLPPTSPSPPPTPPPTRPPPPPTPPPTRPPPPTQPPTQPPTTGYDYPKPTTTTPRPTPPPTTRPPPPQTTRVVYVPPSTTPAPTTRPPFIPDQGYFYDRPRVAFVY, encoded by the exons AGGCTCACACTGCTAGCGGTGGCGCTGCTGGCAGCATGCGCGTGCGCCGAGCGGCCCGCGCGTGCCATCGCCACCAACCCGGGACAAAACTACGCGGTGCTCGGCGACCCAATATCCGCCGTGTTGAACGAAGATGGGTACTACTACCCGAAACCAAAGATACCCTTCCCGCCGCCGACCTACTTGCCGCCGACTACACGGCCGCCACCGCCCCCAACTACTAGGCCGACGACGacaacaaccacaaccacaacaACAACACCGGCGCCAACAACAACAACCACAACGACGACAACACCGGCGCCAACGACGACAACACAATCGACAACGACCACAGAAGCTTACTCTACCTACTCAACTATACTGCCGGTCACTCGGACTACTACTGACCTAACAACAGGTTACGAATACACGACACCGAGGATCCCGTTCACTTACCCGACGAGACCACCGACCACCACAACCACACCTCGACCGACCCCTCCTCCTACGCCGCGTACCAGACCTCCGTCGACCTATTTGCCACCGTTGACAACACGGCGACCGCCCCCACCACTCCCACCTACAAGGCCACCGCCGCCACCTCCACCGCCCCCGACTAGGCCGCCACCGCCTCCTACCCTAAGAACAACGCCACCACCTCCCCCGCTGCCTCCAACCACTAGGCCACCCCCACCACCCCCTACTCGTCCCCCGCCGCCACCACCGCCACCTCCGACGAGGCCACCACCATCAACATATTTACCACCACCGCCACCAACCACAAGAAGACCTCCACCTCCACCACCGCCCCCTACGCGACCCCCACCACCACCACCCCCACCACCTACGCGACCTCCACCTCCTCCACCACCGCCCCCTACTCGGCCTCCACCACCACCGACCACGCGAAGACCCTTCACGTTCCCTACACAGCGCACCACATACGATTACCCAACTCCCAAAGTAGTCTTCACATTACCAACAAGGCCAACATATCTTCCTCCAACACCAAGACCGACACCGCCACCAACTATTAGAACTAGGCCTCCTCCTCCTCCGACAACTCGGCCACCTCCTCCTCCTCCGCCTCCAACGACTAGGCCACCACCCCCACCTCCACCTCCAACCACTagaccaccaccaccaccaccacctccAACAACGAGACTTCCGCCCACTACAAGGAATCCACCAACGTACTCAACTTTACTACCAGTTACTCTAACTACGGGTTATGAATATAATACACCTAGGATCCCCTTCACTTATCCTACGCTTAGGCCAACTCCACCACCAACCACAAGACCGCCACCTCCCCCACCACCTCCGCCTACTAGACCACCCCCACCGCCTCCTCCACCGCCAACTAGACCTCCCCCACCGCCCCCTCCACCACCAACTAGACCGCCACCACCACCAACTTTTAGAACAACTCGACCACCGCCACCTCCTACGACAAGACCGCCACCACCTCCCCCACCGCCAACGACCAgaccgccgcccccgcccccacCACCACCGACCAGGCCACCACCAACAAGACCACCACCAACTTACTCCACAACATTATACGCAACAAGAACAACTGGGTATGAATATACGACTCCTAGAATTCCCTTCACCTATCCTACGCCTAGACCAACTTCACCACCTACGAGACTACCACCGCCTCCTCCTCCACCAACGAGGCCACCTCCACCACCCCCTCCACCACCAACCAGACCACCCCCACCACCCCCTCCACCACCAACTAGACCTCCACCACCACCAACTCTAAGAACTACGCCACCACCGCCACCTACTACTAGGCCACCTCCTCCTCCACCACCACCGCCAACTAGACCGCCACCGCCTCCAACTACAAGGCGACCGCCACCATCTACTTCAACCACACAGCTCCCAACCTTTATGACAACTGGCTACGACTACCCTACACCAAGGCAACCATTTACATTGCCAACTAGACCACCATCCCCGCCTTATACAAACCCTTCCACTTATTTTCCACCGAGTACAACCGAGAGAGAAACTCGACCCCCTCCACCTCCACCCACCAGGCCATcgccaccaccaccaccaccgccACCGATTAGGCCGGCTCCACCTCCTTTACCACCGAGCAGACCATTCCAACCTAGGCCATTCCCACCCCTACCGCCTCCGAGTAGGCCATTCCAACCCTTCCCACCTCCGAGTAGGCCATTCCAACCCCAACAACCTCCAAGTAGGCCTTTCCAACCTCCGTCGCAGCCGTTCTTCCCGCCACCCACAGGAAGATTCCCCTACCCACCACCGCAACAACCGAGCCGGCCGTTCCCTCCTAGACCTAGCTTACCTACCCTACCCCCAACTAGCCCATCTCCTCCCCCAACTCCGCCCCCGACGCGGCCTCCGCCTCCACCAACGCCCCCACCTACGAGACCTCCTCCCCCAACACAACCACCAACACAACCCCCCACAACTGGCTACGATTATCCCAAGCCAACAACAACGACTCCAAGACCTACACCTCCTCCCACAACCAGGCCTCCTCCTCCCCAGACCACCAGAGTAGTC TACGTTCCTCCTTCAACAACCCCCGCCCCGACGACGAGACCCCCCTTCATCCCCGACCAGGGTTACTTCTACGACAGACCGAGGGTAGCCTTCGTGTACTAG
- the LOC121731242 gene encoding uncharacterized protein LOC121731242, protein MVIDLKGKHYCARNSPQSAHAASDVTMSSSGSVSSRLRQLGLYRSIDARTEEFLRLSRRRQIKQGCVCAAVSTAVTVTVVICVILVYEYIIISERSRQVQSWRNLMNSSAGTLPFRAELNDIINIDLAAPKLLPRLIKTLSQNRFINEIIGDTPNDIEYRKKIFLDVRNWIVLLICEYMIVVETNTVQNMKKVNVGKRTHDSPVADKLDRSDFGFDQDYFERMPLLLNALQDNSYIDPTAEMPAITRKGPHLRHHNYRATAYPPRKTIRKSSPQPFLFEYRSPYPRPFRKEATSTSNSWSESYHNAQRLKNLNDVVKYLEKTLNAKFGELYIPSESQVAFSNLFVAPTNGQRHNNPKHQEKGNKFEEYWNHHIDPLFSFKPENPSDVNFLVDDTKLYFISRKKSLPRLRYSAKKCLRRNCETYEPNQRDSQVFNFEGIQNHRHENTDSLKGYENLDNQKNIDPNKITITTNRPLFQFRRKTYKPKGRHTFSDNRQTKEGQESQINIQKERPGIPQLILRLNLYSLKDTDSSKLTSTTPQPVYSSEPITTPLIKHYVTDNVNQFELDATSVEDFHIGSSGVIPITQPTSPSTYPITTPIVPHIIPDLNIGEQITTVPTTSPPEIFKFNPEDAKVPDQYLNLRTTEQPFMYTTDFRYLYEDRNQKDNINSYQHNNNIRKSDVTITTYNYDNGKESKEDEDKNEDDNLETLIVKLKNSISSTTQEYKDEDDPENVTETYVPQLNGHYRNIKYKNLSTLLKESSERYRKRLANLTIMKRPYVPMLRDGKNNATDLFRI, encoded by the exons ATGGTTAT CGATCTCAAAGGAAAACACTATTGTGCGAGGAATTCGCCGCAGAGCGCGCACGCCGCTAGTGATGTGACAATGTCGAGCTCGGGGTCCGTGAGCAGCCGGCTGCGGCAGCTAGGGCTGTACCGCAGCATCGACGCCAGGACTGAGGAGTTCCTCAGGTTGTCCAGGAGACGCCAGATCAAGCAGGGCTGCGTCTGCGCAGCCGTGTCCACTGCGGTCACTGTTACAGTTGTAATT TGTGTGATCCTTGTGTACGAGTATATCATCATAAGCGAAAGGTCAAGGCAAGTGCAGAGCTGGCGCAACCTCATGAACTCCAGCGCTGGCACACTGCCATTTCGTGCAGAATTAAATGACATCATAAATATAGACCTGGCTGCACCAAAATTGCTTCCAAGACTTATAAAAACGTTGAGCCAAAATCGATTCATTAACGAAATAATCGGCGATACTCCCAATGATATTgagtatagaaaaaaaatatttcttgatGTTAGAAACTGG ATAGTTCTACTGATCTGCGAATACATGATTGTAGTAGAAACGAATACAGTACAAAATATGAAGAAAGTAAACGTGGGCAAAAGAACACATGATTCACCAGTTGCTGATAAACTCGACCGAAGTGATTTCGGTTTCGATCAAGATTATTTTGAAAGAATGCCTCTCCTTTTAAATGCATTACAAGATAATAGCTACATTGATCCGACGGCAGAAATGCCAGCGATAACAAGAAAAGGGCCACATTTAAGACATCACAACTATCGAGCCACCGCTTACCCACCTAGAAAGACGATTCGAAAATCAAGCCCACAACCCTTCCTATTTGAATATAGAAGCCCTTATCCTAGACCGTTCCGAAAAGAAGCTACTAGTACTTCGAACAGTTGGTCAGAAAGCTATCATAATGCGCAGAGATTGAAAAACTTAAACGATGTTGTCAAATACCTCGAAAAGACACTAAACGCAAAATTTGGTGAGCTGTACATTCCATCTGAAAGTCAAGTGGCTTTTTCTAATTTATTCGTGGCCCCAACAAACGGTCAAAGACATAATAATCCTAAGCATCAAGAAAAAGGTAATAAATTTGAAGAATATTGGAATCACCACATTGATCCATTGTTTTCATTTAAACCTGAGAATCCCAGTGATGTCAACTTTTTAGTAGATGATACAAAGCTATACTTTATTTCTCGCAAGAAAAGTTTACCGAGACTGAGATACTcagcaaaaaaatgtttgcgACGAAATTGTGAGACTTATGAGCCAAATCAAAGAGACAGccaagtttttaattttgaaggaATCCAAAATCACAGGCATGAGAACACAGATAGTCTTAAAGGGTATGAAAACTTAGATAATCAAAAAAATATCGACCCTAATAAGATAACCATTACAACGAATCGACCTTTATTCCAATTTAGACGAAAAACTTACAAGCCAAAAGGCAGACACACGTTTTCAGATAATAGACAAACTAAAGAGGGACAAGAAAGCcaaataaacatacaaaaagagCGACCTGGTATACCACAGCTTATATTACGTTTAAACCTTTATTCACTTAAAGATACTGATTCCAGTAAATTAACATCAACAACACCCCAACCTGTTTATAGTTCTGAACCAATAACTACACCTCTCATAAAACATTACGTGACAGATAACGTAAATCAATTTGAACTTGACGCTACCAGTGTTGAAGACTTTCACATAGGGAGCTCTGGGGTTATACCGATTACACAACCAACGTCACCATCTACTTATCCTATAACAACTCCTATAGTTCCACATATAATTCCAGACTTGAATATAGGCGAACAAATAACCACAGTTCCGACCACAAGCCCCccagaaatatttaaatttaacccTGAAGATGCAAAAGTACCAGATCAATATTTAAATCTTAGAACAACAGAGCAACCCTTTATGTATACAACTGATTTCAGATATTTATACGAAGACAGGAATCAAAAAGATAATATAAATTCATATCAGCATAACAACAACATAAGAAAATCAGACGTAACTATAACCACATACAATTATGATAACGGAAAAGAATCTAAAGAAGATGAAGATAAAAACGAAGATGATAACCTTGAAACTCTTATAGTTAAACTGAAAAATTCTATTTCTTCAACAACTCAGGAATACAAGGATGAAGATGATCCAGAAAATGTTACCGAAACCTATGTTCCTCAATTGAATGGTCATTacagaaacataaaatataaaaatctaagTACTTTACTAAAAGAAAGTTCAGAAAGATATAGAAAAAGATTGGCAAACTTGACTATTATGAAAAGGCCGTATGTGCCTATGCTGAGAGATGGCAAAAATAATGCTACTGACCTCTTTAGAATATAG